Proteins encoded within one genomic window of Bemisia tabaci chromosome 2, PGI_BMITA_v3:
- the LOC140224042 gene encoding uncharacterized protein, whose product MGPSNGPEIPLFMRFQVAWPNIKDCAFKSAIDSKEFISALGDELDEIIKFASAQLKVHQPRDDYKELLNLAIMFLGGVPPKGFIFMAPGAYNKTRWMAKAIYAL is encoded by the exons ATGGGGCCCTCAAACGGACCTGAAATTCCTCTATTCATGCGGTTCCAAGTAGCTTGGCCAAACATCAAGGATTGTGCTTTTAAGAGCGCCATTGACAGCAAAGAATTTATCAGCGCTCTTGGAGATGAGTTAGATGAGATAATAAAATTTGCGTCCGCTCAACTTAAG GTACATCAGCCAAGGGATGATTACAAGGAGCTCCTCAATCTTGCCATTATGTTCCTCGGTGGAGTGCCACCAAAAGGGTTTATTTTCATGGCTCCTGGTGCTTACAACAAAACCAG GTGGATGGCAAAGGCCATTTATGCTCTATAA